The window GCGGCCTTGGATTGAAAGTATGAAAATCTGGATGGCCCAGCAAACACCTGGTTCCGAGAACGAGCGTCGCAGAGGCGAAGAGGAGGCGTACCTGGCTTCGGAGTGAGTGGAATCAACTTTGGAACTAGACAGCATATTGAATAGTTTTTGTAGGGAAGAACCGTCGAGCGCAACGTCCATTGAAAATCCGGGAGTAACCGAATGGCCCGAAGCGTCGGAAAACTCCACCATGGTCGCGCCTTCCTCACAAGCAACCATTCGTCGAACGTATCCACTTCGTGGAGATACCCCTGATCTGGCATTCGCCCAGCGAAACATCTCGACGACTTTTTCCGAAGATTCTTTGTTGcgttcttcctctcccaGTCATTTCTCTCCTGCAAACCACAGTCGCAACGCATCCGTTTCGTCCTTCACCTCGCCTCCCTCTGCATCTACAGATGCGTCCTTTCACTCACACTCACGTAATCCTTCTACCAACCTTCCTCATCTCGCCGCCCAATCAGTCCAGGGGCATACTCGCGGCGCGAGCTATACTCCTGCACAACGCAACTCTGGGCAGTTGACAGCAAAGAAATCGTTACCAGACTTGCGTCAAAGCCACGCAAAGATAATTCGTGAACGCAGGGACCGCGATTCAGGAGacgaaggagaaggagaaggagtgGTCCCCGTGATGGCACCAGCTATCGTTCCACAGGAAATAGTGGGGGTACGATCACCTCCACGTTTGGCTAGTGCTTTACCGAGACGTGCTAGTAGGATGATAGGACGGAAGGCGTCTGTGGATTTGCTGACTCGGAAAATGGGAGAAATGACGAGCCACGACATGGCAGACAGAAACGCTTCTCATGACGATATCCTCGACGAATCTCGCAACTCTTATTTCCGTCGTCTGTCTACCCTGCCGGCTTCCTCCATATCAAAAGCTATCCCACCTTTTCTGCTCAAGTTCATCGACTCCATCCGAGGTATACTGTTTGCGCTTTCGCAACTCCACAGTTCGCTAAGGCAGTACCTCGTTTTTGCTGTCAACGAACGTGTTTCAAGCGTGTTTGGACGGGTGATGGAACCTGCTGGGATGTACATGAACAAGCTTATCAATGCGCTCGACCGATTCGACTCCATGTCCCGCCGAGGTACTCCCCCCACACAAGCCATACAAAACCTGTTTGACGCCACGAAAGAAAGCGTTGCCGTCTTTGGTAAAGTGCTGGCAGTGCTCAAGATGCAAGTACCCGCTATGCGAGGGAATGATGCAAGGTATACTCGCACGTTGATGGTGAATGTCTATGGGGCTATGGCAGAGGTGGCGAGCTCGTGGAAGACCATGACGGCGTTTTTACCCGAGGTAAAGATGTTACTGTTCATGGATGCGCCCGCGCTTGGAATGAGATGCGCAATGGGCGGACATAAGATGGTGGCAAGCGGGTCATTCACAGGACGTACCCCCATTTCACCCATCATCGAGAGAAGGGAATCCCATTCACCTCAATCGGCTACGTTGGAATCATCGCCCCTCAACCATGAACGTCGACAACAACAAGAAGCCGAAATTGACGTTTCACCTACGGCTCATGCAGAGAGGCGGGCAGGGATGCGAGATCATGGTGTTGGAACAGAAAGGAGGCATGCCGGATCGTATAGCAGTTTGGATGTGGAGAGAGGCATGATGATGGGTTCGCCTTTGGCAAAGAGCATGTCCATCGGCGTGAGGGAAGACGAGGGACATAAGAGGGGGGAATCCGGGACGATTCATTTACCACCGCcagatgaagaagatgaagagggagaggagcGGTACAGCAGTATAAGGCACATGCTGGGCGTTGCGTCGCCGCAACCAATGTCAGGTCCGACTTCTCAACATCGCCATAGACCCACTTCATCGTCCGGCTCCAGTAATGCCCTTTATCTCCCTCCTAGCTTGTCTCACTCTTCTCGGCAGCTGTCGGTTGATATTCGCGCACCAACATCAGCGTCTGCAACACTCTTTGACGAAGATTTGCTGGATGTGATTGACACGGCCACAGAAGCGGCATTTGCATGTTGGCTCAAGTTGTCCGAAGAAATTGGAGCGGTGTCACCTCAAATGAGTCGGTCGGCACATAGGAATAACTCTTCGATCAGCAGCGTGTCAAGTCAGAGCCAAGGTCATCTCGATTTAGCCCGTATGGCTCTACCGCTCTTCACACCCCTTGGCGCCCACAGTCGTCGTCCATCCACCATCTCACCTAAAACCCATGCTGAACTCGTACACAATCTATCTGTTGCTGAACAAATCACTGCTGCCCTGCGCGAATCTCTCTTACATCTCCGTGCGGACCCCCATGCGTATAGCTATACCACTCTGCCAGACGATGCCCAGTCTTTCATAAAGATTGTCGTCAAGGTATCTGAGCTTGTCAAGGCTATGTCCGGGACACATCCATTCCCAATAAGTGTCCGACAGGCGGTGGGCAAGTTGACACAGGCGACGAGAGAGTGTGCAATCTTGATCCAGGTGAGCTCATTGAGGCCTGGGCAAGGGACCCCGGCCCCGACCGCACCCCTGTCTTCTGGAAGGTCCGTGATGCCGATCTCGCGCGCTGGTTCAGCTACAGGCATAGGTACAGGGTATATCTCGAGTCACCACGGACCTGAATCAAGCACCGACGATTTATCCCACCTTCATCCCCCATCCTCAACCGGTCCATCCCACGTATCGACTCCACTTTACactccttcctcatctACCACCTCTTTCGAGCATTTCCATTACACTTCCTCTTCGAGCGGTGTGACGACAAATGCCAGCGGGTTGAGGGATCTGCAATTGCCCAGTAGACTTGGTCATGCTTCCTTTGGTAGGAATCGATCTGGGAATGGGTCCGCGCAAATGACATTGCAAAGTATACAGATGCCTGTGCCATATGTGAATGGGGGTGCTGTGGGGCAAGCAAATCATCCCAGGAGCGCACAAGCAAGTCAGGTTGCTTTTTGAAACTTTGTCTGAATCCCGACTGAGCGCTGGCCGCGCGAAAAAGGTATATGGTGGTTAGGGGATGTTTATGATAATTAATCATGCGGTTCACGAAATATTATGAGAACAATCAATGCTATTTGTATAGTAGTCTTTATTTCCATTTTAAATGGTGTATGCATAGACAGAATGGTTTTTTTAACACATTTTGCCTGGAGGCCCTAGAAGGGACTGTCGAACCCGGCGACCATCGCTCTGGCCAGGTTCCTACTTATCGCTAATCTcacctcttccatctttctTCTCGCATCCTCCATCGTCACTTTCTTTTCATTCTTCTTGTCACtttgcccttcttcttttgctgATGGCGTATTGAGCGTCCGTCGGAGGTATTGGACGAGTTGACCAAGGtaatcttcttctgcaaAAGCAGCATTTGCATATACTTCTTCAAGTACGCGCAGGAGCTCAAAGGTTTCGTTGGAAGAGAATAATATTTCAGAATCTACACACGGTTTATAATCAGTCCTTTTGTTCTG is drawn from Cryptococcus gattii WM276 chromosome A, complete sequence and contains these coding sequences:
- a CDS encoding uncharacterized protein (Similar to TIGR gene model, INSD accession AAW41924.1); the encoded protein is MSRAPSPAIPDTSQSTFPPRPSISSPDAALATPGISSTSSTTPTPTLARRGFRIDVDSLPAFPSPGVDSDKHDVAMAIRNLRSASPPPPPPKSANRLRANTSPPDSGAMTPAFTPGIGGSGQAGVESSTWSSALVSNEEERTLRMIKEALEKSDDDGDTLDLSRRDIDCIGEEAVEMFKSGVGKDQKGVWRLALSYNFLRDGSMVDSFSKLSRLRYLNLKGNKFTQFPHAIIQMPALEILDFSKNELSSLPELPGHLVKLKVLSLTSNKIQTLPSYLVEFGVLKVFKVDQNPVEWPPAHVLGPLIESVSTRSKTSSAPGGKKKVKEEDLRPWIESMKIWMAQQTPGSENERRRGEEEAYLASEEEPSSATSIENPGVTEWPEASENSTMVAPSSQATIRRTYPLRGDTPDLAFAQRNISTTFSEDSLLRSSSPSHFSPANHSRNASVSSFTSPPSASTDASFHSHSRNPSTNLPHLAAQSVQGHTRGASYTPAQRNSGQLTAKKSLPDLRQSHAKIIRERRDRDSGDEGEGEGVVPVMAPAIVPQEIVGVRSPPRLASALPRRASRMIGRKASVDLLTRKMGEMTSHDMADRNASHDDILDESRNSYFRRLSTLPASSISKAIPPFLLKFIDSIRGILFALSQLHSSLRQYLVFAVNERVSSVFGRVMEPAGMYMNKLINALDRFDSMSRRGTPPTQAIQNLFDATKESVAVFGKVLAVLKMQVPAMRGNDARYTRTLMVNVYGAMAEVASSWKTMTAFLPEVKMLLFMDAPALGMRCAMGGHKMVASGSFTGRTPISPIIERRESHSPQSATLESSPLNHERRQQQEAEIDVSPTAHAERRAGMRDHGVGTERRHAGSYSSLDVERGMMMGSPLAKSMSIGVREDEGHKRGESGTIHLPPPDEEDEEGEERYSSIRHMLGVASPQPMSGPTSQHRHRPTSSSGSSNALYLPPSLSHSSRQLSVDIRAPTSASATLFDEDLLDVIDTATEAAFACWLKLSEEIGAVSPQMSRSAHRNNSSISSVSSQSQGHLDLARMALPLFTPLGAHSRRPSTISPKTHAELVHNLSVAEQITAALRESLLHLRADPHAYSYTTLPDDAQSFIKIVVKVSELVKAMSGTHPFPISVRQAVGKLTQATRECAILIQVSSLRPGQGTPAPTAPLSSGRSVMPISRAGSATGIGTGYISSHHGPESSTDDLSHLHPPSSTGPSHVSTPLYTPSSSTTSFEHFHYTSSSSGVTTNASGLRDLQLPSRLGHASFGRNRSGNGSAQMTLQSIQMPVPYVNGGAVGQANHPRSAQASQVAF